A genomic segment from Nicotiana sylvestris chromosome 1, ASM39365v2, whole genome shotgun sequence encodes:
- the LOC104231761 gene encoding non-specific lipid transfer protein GPI-anchored 25, with translation MADVLFLVSVLLLAAAGSTPSALPSTPPPSSGCADELVAFSPCLPFISGSPNNISDSPPVQCCDNFAAAFDDNTAICLCYLVHNPQILGFPINSTKLMSLASVCPVKEKEGEENLSLESLCSGSTMLPPFRAITDHRGSSSGPRRPSPSPSPSPRPTPRIPHPGDHDNPSPQEPPGQGSSSPPSSVVDDNPAPAAQATPSCASTIAIRILSYI, from the exons ATGGCCGACGTACTCTTCCTAGTCTCTGTTCTACTACTCGCCGCCGCCGGCAGTACACCTTCGGCACTGCCGTCAACACCACCGCCGTCTTCCGGCTGCGCTGACGAACTAGTGGCATTCTCTCCATGCCTTCCCTTCATTTCCGGCTCCCCGAACAACATCTCCGATTCGCCTCCGGTTCAGTGTTGCGATAACTTCGCGGCAGCGTTTGATGATAATACCGCGATTTGTCTTTGTTACCTCGTTCATAACCCTCAGATCCTTGGATTCCCTATCAATTCAACGAAGCTGATGTCGCTAGCTTCTGTTTGTCCTGTTAAGGAGAAAGAAGGCGAGGAGAATTTATCTCTTGAATCTCTCTGTTCGG GATCAACTATGCTGCCTCCTTTTCGGGCAATAACAG ATCACAGGGGTTCAAGTTCGGGTCCAAGGCGTCCTAGCCCTAGCCCTAGCCCAAGTCCTAGGCCTACACCACGCATTCCACACCCAG GTGATCATGATAACCCTTCACCGCAAGAACCACCAGGACAAGGCAGTTCATCACCACCATCCTCTGTTGTTGATGATAATCCTGCCCCTGCTGCTCAGGCCACACCATCATGTGCATCAACCATAGCCATACGAATACTGAGTTACATATAG